In the genome of Meles meles chromosome 2, mMelMel3.1 paternal haplotype, whole genome shotgun sequence, one region contains:
- the LOC123932357 gene encoding 40S ribosomal protein S29-like: MGHQQLYWSHPRKFGQGSRSCRVCSNRHGLIRKYSLNMCRQCFRQYAKDIGFIKLD; this comes from the coding sequence ATGGGTCACCAGCAGCTCTACTGGAGCCATCCGAGGAAATTTGGCCAGGGTTCTCGTTCTTGCCGCGTCTGCTCAAACCGGCACGGTCTGATCCGGAAATACAGCCTCAATATGTGCCGCCAGTGTTTCCGTCAGTATGCGAAGGATATAGGCTTCATTAAGTTGGATTAA